One bacterium DNA segment encodes these proteins:
- a CDS encoding HEAT repeat domain-containing protein, which produces MTAPFQPCEQDWIAFLDGSLDATRRRTFELWLGQNPQAGEEMRELQSLDADLVLLPAPTTSEADLEAAHGQVMAALRASPALRRDGRPWWPSQVLTAGLRWVPVAAAALFIGILLGRGLPQAPTDQIGARLVDGQEDLLQRVDGVVEAGSQRPPRQRHLDVQDLAVDADQQVRILLRETNSYEINGQTSDRDIQNTLSYIVRNDRDPQRRQTAIQLLEKHCRGQESCQVLVYAMTQDPVASVRREAALALQDDRQNEMVRQSFIKMMVEDPAQDLRQLAHGVLSEETEQMQVQEMGR; this is translated from the coding sequence ATGACCGCGCCATTCCAGCCCTGCGAACAGGATTGGATCGCTTTTCTGGACGGATCCTTGGACGCGACCCGGCGGCGCACCTTTGAACTCTGGCTTGGGCAGAACCCACAGGCGGGCGAGGAAATGCGGGAGCTGCAATCGCTGGACGCCGATTTGGTGCTGCTGCCTGCTCCCACCACCAGCGAAGCTGATCTGGAGGCGGCCCACGGTCAGGTGATGGCCGCATTGCGGGCCTCGCCGGCCCTCCGGCGCGATGGGCGCCCCTGGTGGCCAAGCCAGGTCTTGACGGCAGGCTTGCGCTGGGTTCCGGTCGCCGCCGCGGCGCTTTTCATTGGGATTCTACTGGGGCGGGGTCTGCCCCAGGCCCCCACCGATCAGATCGGGGCCCGCCTGGTGGACGGGCAGGAAGATCTCCTGCAACGGGTGGATGGGGTGGTCGAGGCCGGTTCCCAGCGGCCGCCCCGCCAGAGGCATCTGGATGTCCAGGATCTGGCGGTGGATGCCGATCAACAGGTGCGCATCCTGCTGCGCGAGACGAACAGCTACGAGATCAACGGGCAGACCTCGGACCGGGACATCCAGAATACTTTGAGCTACATCGTCCGCAACGACCGCGACCCCCAGCGGCGACAGACGGCGATCCAATTGTTGGAGAAGCACTGCCGAGGGCAGGAGTCCTGCCAAGTGCTGGTCTACGCCATGACCCAGGATCCGGTGGCCTCGGTCCGCCGCGAGGCCGCCTTGGCCCTGCAGGACGATCGCCAGAACGAGATGGTCCGACAGTCCTTCATCAAGATGATGGTCGAGGATCCTGCCCAGGATCTGCGCCAACTTGCTCACGGCGTCCTGTCGGAGGAGACGGAGCAGATGCAGGTGCAAGAGATGGGGCGCTAA
- a CDS encoding sigma-70 family RNA polymerase sigma factor — protein sequence MDEQELIRLVQERDHAAFERLMRLYERRIMGLIRSLIRNPEDAADVFQEVFIRVYLGIKRFRLESSFYTWLYRIAVNRCLTWHDQRSRREKLHATPLEGGEEDDEWLERTIHVHGLNGDGREQDRGKTERLQKIWRAVETLNAKQRLIFCLRYQHGMQVKEISEIFDMPDGTVKILAFRAIRHIRAQLKDGVQ from the coding sequence ATGGATGAACAGGAACTGATTCGTCTGGTCCAGGAAAGGGACCACGCCGCCTTTGAGCGCTTGATGCGCCTCTATGAGCGGAGGATCATGGGACTCATCCGCTCTCTTATCCGGAATCCGGAGGATGCGGCGGATGTGTTCCAAGAGGTCTTCATCCGTGTCTATTTGGGAATCAAGCGCTTCCGCCTGGAATCCAGTTTCTACACCTGGCTGTATCGCATTGCCGTGAACCGCTGCCTGACCTGGCATGACCAGCGGAGTCGTCGCGAAAAACTCCACGCCACGCCGCTGGAGGGAGGAGAGGAGGATGATGAATGGCTGGAGCGGACCATCCATGTGCACGGCTTGAACGGGGACGGGCGGGAACAGGATCGGGGTAAAACGGAGCGGCTGCAAAAAATCTGGCGGGCGGTTGAAACCTTGAACGCAAAGCAGCGACTGATCTTCTGCCTTCGCTACCAGCATGGGATGCAGGTGAAGGAGATTTCGGAGATCTTCGACATGCCGGATGGAACTGTCAAGATCCTCGCCTTCCGGGCGATCCGGCACATTCGCGCTCAACTTAAGGATGGAGTTCAATGA